The genomic segment CTTGGACCTCCCGTTACTTATAATAAACTGTTATTGCAGTAGGGGTTTCTTGCTACATGAACAAAAGCTTTCAAACAAGCTAAGTGGTGGCGCTACTCCTATATGATTAGCCATAGGAATAACTTCAGTGGACAATAGCTTATTCAGAGATAAGCAGGGGGGGAACTGACCATCTACTATCCCCTACACTTTAAAAAATCATAGCTGCTTTGTCTAATGTAAGCTGAAATCAAGATCTTTGATTTTCCCAAAATGTTTTGGCAAAAAACTCGATGCATCATGAATGTCTTGAGGATTCTTTTTAAAAGAAGTGTAAACGCGCAAAAAGTAGAGCTAATGATTGCAACAAAAAAAGCCCCAATCAATTGCTGATAGGGGCGTTACTGTTATTCAGAGGGACTATTTCGACATCATTAATTTTTTTATATCGTGGCCTTTAAACTTCACTGTCAATTTTAACGTTGTATAATCAATCACTTCGAATGCTTCTGATGCTTGCTTGATGATATCTTCGTCATCCATGTCTGGTTCAAGCGAGAGTTCCTCGAAGATTGTATTAAGCTTTTCCATGGCTTTATTGCCATGCAAGTAGAGGTCCTCTAGTTGATTTTCGTATGTTGCCTCTGTTTTATCACGTTTTTCATCATAATTGGCGGTGACTGCTTGTTTGATTTCTTTTGTATCAATTGCTACATCAAAAGCCGTGAAGCCGTATGTCTCACCAAGCGGCTCTTTGGGTGAATCGGATTCTGTTACTAGGTTCTTATTGCTACAACCGACAATCAGTATTAGTGTAGAAAACATCGCGATTCGTAAAATTAAACGCATCATATTCAACTCGGTCATCCTTTCCGGCCTTATCTAAAGTAGACTACTGTCAATCTAACCGGAGTAGGGGGGAGTTATACGGATGGAGACGATAAATCTGTTTCCAATCACGTGTCAGTATTAAACACCTAAGAAGAACAGTATGACTGGAATAGTGATAATGCTGATTAGTGTTGTGAAAAATGTTGTAAACGATACAAGATCAGGTTCTGTCCCAAACTGTAATGCAAGCATCGTTGTATTTGCCGCTGCCGGCATGGATGCTTGTACAATAACGACCGCTTTTAGAAGGTCATTGACGGGCATGAAATGCAAAATTCCGACTGCGATCAACGGAGAGGCTACCATTCTGATAATACTGACGGCAGAAACATAGCGGTAAGCGACTCTTTTACGCGAAATGGCCGCAAGCTGCATACCGAGTACGAGCATCACAGTCGGAATAGATGCATCAGCAATGAGGCTAACGGCATCCATGACTGCGTTTGGAATGGGCACTGAAACTAGCTGGAGTCCTATTCCTAAAAAGGCGGCATACATGAGCGGCATACGGATCACCCGCTGTGCGGACTGGCGTAATGTAGATTTTTCTTCTCCACCCATCGCTGCAAAGAAGATGCCGACGGTATTCATTAGTAACGATTGAAATACCATCATAATAACGGCATAGTCAAATCCGACTGCTCCGAATGCAAACAGTACTACCGGAGCTCCGTAGTTCCCGCTATTCATAAATACCCCGCCAAGAATCATTGCTGATAGTTCTGACCGTGTTGCCTTCATACTAATTGCCGTAATCCATACAACAATTAGCAGGATAGTTGTCAGGAGTAAACTAAATAACACAATATAGAAATAGTCCATCGTCAATTCATTTGTGTAAAACGTCCGGAATGCTAAAAAGGGAGACATTAAATAAAGGGCCGCTGTTGAAATTGATTTAATATCAAAGCCTATAAATTTTTGTCCTATGTAGCCAATTGAGAAGATGATAAATACTGGTAAAATAATTAATAGTAAATTCATTAGGGTTCAGCTCCAACGTTTTGACCTGCTACTAGCATAGCAGAATCTGGACTAGTCAACTATAATGATAGACAAACAAAGTAATGTAGCGAAGTCCAGTGAATTTACATCACCTACACGGTGCTTTTTGCTGTAAAAAAAGGAGGTTTTTAGTGTGAATGAAATTGTTTCATTCAAGGAAGTGTCATTCAGTAAGGGGGACAAGGTAATCTTGCAGGCCATTAATTGGTCCGTCCACCAAAATGAGCATTGGGGAATACTTGGTTTGAATGGATCTGGGAAAACTTCCCTACTAACTATCATGTCTGGATTCCATTTCCCTTCAACTGGCGAAGTTAGCGTACTGGGCAATCTGTTTGGGAAGACCAATTTGCCGGAACTCCGTAAAGAAATAGGTTTTGTCAGTAGTTCATTGGAGCGCTTTGCCGAATATTTCAATAATGAAACGATTGAAAGAGTCATAGTAAGTGGAAAGTTTGCTAGTTTCGGTATTTATGAGCAAGTGAAAAAAGAAGAATGGGAGAAAGCGGATTCTTTACTCGAGAGTCTGCAGTTGACGTATTTGAAAGGAAAGCCCTATCGGCTGCTCTCAGAAGGGGGAAAAAGAAAAGTCATCATCGCCCGTGCGTTAATGAGTGAGCCTAAAATGCTTGTGTTGGACGAACCATGCTCTGGATTGGATATTCTTTCGCGTGAGCGGTTCCTCCAATCACTGGATGGAATTATGAAGGATGAATGTCATATCGTTTATGTAACCCACCATATCGAAGAGCTTGTCCAAGGGATATCACATGTTCTCCTTCTGAAGGAGGGAAAAGTCATTGCCGCAGGACCCAAAGAACAAGTAGTTAGCGATGAGTTGCTAAGTGACACATTTGGAATTCCCGTCCATGTGCATTGGAAGGAAAGTAGGCCATGGTTGGAAATAAGGAGCTAGTATTCGTTCACAAAAAAGTACTCTTTGATAAGGCATTGATTTACTTCTTGCTATACAATTATAGGATAGCGTTTCATCTAATTAGTAATGGAGTGAATGATTTTTATGATGAAGAATGAAAAATCTGCAAAAACGTTTAAAAAACGTAATTATAAACCATGGATTATTGCACTTTCTGTTATACTCATCGGTGCAATTGGCGTCTTGTCTGGAATGCGAGGAGTTAAAGATTTTGATGCATTTGATCTAACAATCCTGCCTTTGATGAATGCAATTTTCAACAGTTTTACATTTGTATTCCTGGTATGTGCTCTTATCGCTATTCTTAAAAGGAATATCACTGTTCATCGCCGTTTTATCTACGCGGCCTTTGTTACAACGTTTCTCTTTCTAATTACGTATGTCTCTTACCATTATCTAGCACCATCCACGCCCTACGGTGGAGAAGGCTTTATGGCCGGATTCTATTACTTCATTCTAATCACACATATTATTCTTGCAGCAGCTATCGTCCCGCTTGCACTGACGAGTGTAGCACGCGCATGGAATATGGAGAATGAGCGTCATAAGAAAATTGCGCGATGGACAATGCCGATTTGGTTATACGTCAGCTTTACAGGTGTTTTGGTGTATATACTGATTTCACCTTATTATTAAGTGAGTTGCTGGAATTAGTAAAAATGTATGGACAAACACACTTAAATTAACATCATAGTAGCACATGAATTAGCACTGCCTTTTGGTGGTGTTTTTTTATGTGGAAATTTAGTCAGTGGAATTGAAATACAGGGGGAGTGTATTTTAAAGGTCTTTTATTTTGAATTAATGGAACCTTCTGTATAATTAAACGTACTGATAGTAGAGCGTTCTTTTTATGATGAAGGATGCCTTTGATAAAAAGGAGGGTTTTGTGTAATGCCTTAAGAAATGCCTTGAAACTAAGGGGAAGTACTTAAATTCAATTATTTACAAATGGTTTTTCAGTGTAAATACAAATGAAAGAGGTCATACATATGAGGAAATGGAGAAGTATCGGTATCTTTCTTATCATTTTTGTTGTACTCGCAGCATGTTCAAAGAAGGAGACGCCCGAAGATAGGATTTCGGCTTATATCAAATTATGGAACGATGCTGAGTTTACAAAAATGTATGATGAATATGTAAGTGAAGCTTCAAAAGATGCTTTTGGTTCAAGTGAATATATTGACCGAACGACGAAACTTTATAAAGATTTAACTATAACTGATGTAAAAGTTGTTTTTACTAAGTCGGATGAAGATAAGAACTATAAACCTGAGGATCAACCGGAGTTTCCTGTACATATAACAATGGAAACCGTTGCAGGACCAGTGGAGTTCGAGAAAAAAGTAATTATGACATATAGTAAATCAAGTGAAGATGAAAATTGGTTTGTCGAATGGGATCCATCTTTCATTCTCCCAGATTTAACGAAGGCAGATAAAGTAGGTATTTCTACTATTTCTTCAAAGCGCGGTGAAATCTTTGATCGTAATGCACTGCCTTTGGCTATAAACGGAAAAGGCTACGAAGCAGGAATCGTACCAGAAAAGTTCAATGAAGAAAGAGATGCAGAAAAACTCGCAACAATACTTAGCGTAACACCGGAATTTATTAATAAACAACTCACTCAAAGTTGGGTCAAGCCAGATCAATTTGTTCCTATTAAAAAAGTGGCATCCAGCCAAGAGATGATTCTCGAAAAAATGATTGAAGTACCAGGTGTTACTTATACACAAGTAGAAATGCGGGAATATCCATTTGGTGAGTCACTTTCACATCTTACGGGCTATATCAGTCGTATTAATGCTGACGAGTTAGAGAAAGTCAAAGCTCAGGGGTATGGAGAAAACGATTCTATCGGTAAACGTGGACTGGAACAGCTACTTGAAGAACAGCTCCGTGGTCAGGACGGGATTCGAATATATATTGAGAAAACGAAACAAGAAGCAGAGAGAATTACGATAGCTGAGAAAACTGCGGCAGATGGTAATTCAGTCACATTAACAATCGATGCGGAACTTCAGCAGAGGACATTTAATGCGATGAATGGTGAGGTAGGAACAGCGGCAGCAGTGGATCCCAAAACGGGAGAAATGCTTGTGTTGACAAGTTCACCAGCTTTCGATCCAAATGAATTTATGATTGGCGTGGGTTCATCACGCTACCAAGAATTGACTGATGATCCTTTACAACCACTATTAAATCGATTCGCAGCGACATATGCTCCGGGGTCGGCAATAAAACCGATTACAGCGGCAATTGGATTAGAGGCAGGAACGATTGATCCTAGTAAAGGGTATACAATTGAAGGGAAGAGGTGGAAAAAAGATGAATCATGGGGCAATTTTGGTGTCACAAGAGTTTATACTCCACCGAATCCAATCGACTTAAAAAAAGCACTTGCTTACTCGGATAATATCTATTTTGCAAAGGAAGCACTCGAAATGGGGAAAGATACCCTAACTGAAGGTCTAAAAAGATTCGGTTTTGGAGCAGATATTCCCTTTAGTTATCCACTCCGAACTTCTCAAATATCGAATGACGGAACAATCGGGACAGAAGCACAACTTGTGGATACCTCTTATGGACAAGGTCAAATGTTAATGAACATCGCTCACTTAGCTTCGAGTTATGCTCCAATCTTAAATGACGGAAAGATGTTCAAGATGGTTTTATTCGAAGATGAACCAAAAGGTGAAGTATGGAAAGAGGGGCTAATTTCAGCTGAGAACGCTGCAATCCTTCGGGCAGACTTACGTGAAGTTGTGGTAAATGGTTCTGCTAAAGATGCAAATATCCCTGCTGTTAAACTTTCTGGGAAGACAGGTACTACAGAATTAAAGTCATCACAGGAAAAAGGCGGCAAGGAAAATGGATTCTTCGTCGGGTATCAAACAGATGAAACATCTTATATTTTGGCTATGATGATTGAAAGTATAGAAGATAAAGGTGGAAGCAGCTATGTAGTAAAAAAGGTTGCACAAGTCATGGGGAACTAATAGCTTGTGGAAGCATGGTTTGGGTGTCTAGTTCACTGAAAAAACGCAAGTACAGCGAATGATGCTTTTCATAGTATATATGTTGAATAAATGTTTCTATATAATCTCCAGCGAAGGCATCTACTGGGGGAGCCGAAGCAATAAGACTTAAAGTGATTTTCTGTCCGGCTTATTGTGGGAGGCACCCCCTAGCGCCAAGTGTTGTTGGTAGGATTCTTTATTTCAACCTATATAGTTACAAAATCCTTATTTTATCGATTAAAGTGATGGCTTGCTCGATTTCTAGATTGTCAGGTGATATAGCTTGATTTTAGCCAATCATGTTTTAACTATTATATTAGGAGCGCGATTTAGTACAATTCTATGAACAATTTTTTGAAAGTGTAGAAAATAGTTAGTTCAATATTTGTTTGTTGTTTCATAAAAATGGTAAAATAAAAGTATCACGTGATAGTTTGGAGGCGAGCCTATTGGGAAGGATAAACTAAAAATTGGGGAATTGGCCGACATTGCAGGAGTATCTAAACGGACAATCGATTATTATACAAACTTGAATCTTTTAAAACCATCACGTTCCGATACTGGCTATCGGCTTTTTGAACTTTCTGATGTTGAGCAGTTAGATAAGATTTCACATTTAAAGGGAAAAGGTTTCTCACTTGAAGAAATTAATGAGAAGCTGGCGTTTCCTGATACTAGTGAGCAGGTGCTGGAGAAAGCACTCTTAGTAAAAAGTAATCTTCAGGAACTTTTGGTTTTATTAAAAAGAGCTGAACGGGAAAACTCTTCAATTAAGGAGAGCATCACCCATGACACTCTGCCAGTAATACAAGCTTTATTACAATTACTTGTCTAATTTTACACGCGAAAGTAGCAGACAATCATTTCAGGAGGTGGAGGCCTTGCTTGATGTAAGGTTGACATAGTGGAAATATTAAATTTAGTATTAGTTGCAGTACTGATTGCTTTAACAGCTTTCTTTGTAGCAACAGAATTTGCATTAGTAAAAGTTAGAAGTACAAAAATTGATCAACTAGTTGCAGAAGGACGAAAAGGTGCGATATCTGCAAAGCACGTCACCACTCATTTGGACGAGTATCTCTCTGCCTGCCAATTAGGAATTACAATTACCGCTTTAGGGCTTGGTTGGCTCGGTGAACCAACAGTCGAGACAATGCTACATCCACTGTTCGAAAAATTCGATGTAGATCCATCTGTTTCCCAGATACTTTCCTTTGTAATCGCCTTTGTCTTCATCACTTTCCTACACGTTGTAGTGGGGGAACTTGCTCCGAAGACAATAGCAATCCAAAAAGCAGAAGCATTGACATTGCTTTTTTCTAAACCAATAATGTGGTTCTATAAATTAATGTTTCCCTTTATCTTTGTGTTGAATGGATCAGCTCGTTTGCTTATAGGTCTATTTGGGTTTAAATCAGCATCGGAACACGAAGTTGCTCATACTGAGGAAGAGTTACGGCTCATTTTGTCGGATAGTTTTAAAAGTGGAGAAATTAATCAGTCCGAACTGAACTATGTTAACAAAATGTTCGAATTTGACAACCGAATTGCAAAAGAGATTATGGTGCCACGGACTGAAATGGTAACGTTCTCCTCGGATGTTTCTTTCGATGAAGTAGCATATACAATCCAAGAGGAAAGATATACTCGTTATCCCATCTACGAGGGGGATATAGATAATATCATAGGTTTTATCAACAGTAAGGATTTGCTATACTTTACTCTCGGAGATCGCTCGGCCTTAGAGTCATTCTCCATTAAAGACTTGTTGCATCCGATACCAGTGGTAATCGAAACATTGCCCATAGATGAAGTTCTAAAAAGAATGCAAAACGAACGGTCCCAATTATCGCTTGTAATCGATGAATATGGCGGTACGGCTGGAATGGTAACAATCGAAGACATCCTTGAAGAAATTGTCGGGGATATACACGATGAATTTGATGCAGATGAGATCGCGGAAATCACAAGAATTGCAGAAGGCCATTTTATCGTCAGCGGTAAAGTATTGATAGAAGAAATTAATGATTTACTTGGAACATCATTGGAAAATGAAACTGTAGATATGATTGGCGGATGGTGCTTGTCACAGAATTACGAACTTGAAGAAGACGAAGTGATTGAGAAAGACGGCTTCCTTTTTATAATCAAAGAACTAGACGGGCATCAAATACGCTATATAGAAATCCGGAAAAACGAATAGACTATTCATTCAAAACAAAAGGACCTAAAAAGGTCCTTTTGTTTTGAAAAAATTTAGTTGAAGTTCTCTTAAGGATTAGTTGACCATAAACCAGCAGATTTAACTAGGATTCGCGGGTGCAGTTTCAATTGTGCAACCATTACTTCAGCAAGATCTTCAGGCTGCATCACTTTATCCGGGTTGCCGTCTGTCAAGTTTTCACTGAAAGCCAAATCTGTAGCGACTGTGCTCGGTGTTAATGCACTGACACGGATATTATGTTTTCTCACTTCAAGCATAAGCGATTCCGTAAGTCCGAGAACACCGAATTTTGATGCACTGTATGCGCTTGTAACTGGTGCTCCTTTTTGACCGGCAGTTGAGGAAATATTAATGATGTCGCCTGATTCTCTTTCAATCATTTCAGGTAGAACAGCTCGTGTGACGTAATAGACGCCCATCAAGTTAACATCGATTATATTTTTGAATTCTTCTGGTGAAAGTTCAAGGAACTTGCCGAATTTACCGATGCCTGCATTGTTAATGAGGATATCGATTGGACCAAGCTCTGTTTTGATATGTTCGACTGCAGCAATGACTGATTCATTATCCGACACATCGGCAGTTGCCATCGTCACTTCGACACCGTATTCGCTAAGTTCTTTTGCTACTTTCTCAAGGTTTTCGGCTGTTTTTCCGATAAGTCCTACATTGATGCCTTCTTGAGCAAAAGCAATGGCTGTCGCGCGGCCGATACCTCTGCCTGCACCAGTAATTATAGCATTTTTACCTTTTATGATTTGCATACATAACACTCCCTCTATGAAAGTTTCTACATAGAGCAGTATAACAAATGCAGCGCGAATTAGTGTCCGCGGCGATTATAAGAAACGTTTTTGAGGAACTGAGGTGTGAAAAAAGTGGCATCACAAGCAGATGCCAACCGTAAATAGTTACCTACAATCGGTTTTATCCAAGCTTATACTGCTTTCATAACAATAATGATTGAATATATATATATGTTGAACAAATGAATACGGCGTATGCGTTTTACAAGGGCTTTTGGGCGGCCACTGAAAAAGTCCCGATACTTAGCACAATTAGAATTCCTGCCAATACCGCTTCGACGCTTTGTGGATGCCTCCCGCGGTAAGCCAGAAAGAAGACCGCTTTCAGTCTTATCGCTCCGGCTACCACGAAGTCGCGCCTTCGCTGGATGGTCTATTTGAGATAGCGCATTTCATAAGCTGTGATAAAATCCGTAACCTAGATTGTGGATTTCTTGACTATAATTATATATGTTGAATCCGGTATATATACTGAGCGAAGGCGCCTTAACGGGGGTAGCCAACCGAACAACGAAGAGTTCGGTTTGTATAATTTCTGCGTTCTTTGCAGAAATTATACAGTTAATGCCAAGAGGTTATTCCAGATAGGTTAAAGAATACCTCATCTGGCTTATGGCGGGAGGCATCCCCAAAGCGCCAAGCGATCTACAACCCACAACCCGAATAACAGCTCTTGCATTATTGAGCGCCAAAGTAAATTCAGTGGGATTCTTTAATTCAGCATAAATAGCTCTTTTATACTTCCAATGGGAAATTTGAACTCATCATTATGGGCTCATTAGATAGATCTATGGCTCTTCATTTCAATAAATCATCTTTTTGATTTGATACTTGACTACCATTTCTATTCCAAAGTTCAGATATCGTGACAAATTCATATCCCTGCTTCTTAAGTGCAGGTAGAATTTCTTCGAGTGCTTGCACGGTTTGGGAGCGATCACCGCCCGCATCGTGAAATAAAACGACATCACCTGGTTTAGCACCTGATAATACGGTTGTTACAATTTTATTTACCCCTGGTCTTTGCCAATCCTTTGTATCTTGATGCCATGACCACATAACCACCTTAAACCCATTCTCTACAGCAATATTAATAATACGATCATTATAACTTCCACCTACGGGCCGATATAACGTTGGATAAGTACCGGTAATGTCATAAATGACCTCATTCGTTTTTATTAATTCATTTTCTAGTACTTCTGCAGTTTTTGAATAGGGGTGGGTATACGTATGATTAGCTATTTCATGGCCTTCATCTTCTTCTCTAAGGATAATAGCTGGAAATTTTTTAGCGTGCTCTCCAATAACGAAAAAAGTTGCCTTCGCATCGTATTTAGCAAGTACATTTAAGATTTGTGATGTATAAGTAGGGTGTGGACCATCGTCAAATGTAAGAGCAATGACTTTCTCTGTTGTTTTGATATCCCACAGCACATACCCTTTATCCTCGTAATAAGGCCTATCTTTCTCTGTTGCAAAAGAAACATAAGCAATTGAAAAAAACATAACACTAACAATTCCTATTTTTAATCCCCAATACTTCACGCATTATTCCTCCTTGCCTTGCTATTTTGGCAGAGGATTCATTGTTGTTTGTGTCCTCGCAAATAGTATTTGTCAAAGAGGAAGGATTATACGGCTATTTTTTTGTACTTCGAGTCATTTATTTTTTATCCAGATTGGACTTGATCATAAGGATAACGGAAAGACTCTTTTTTCGGTTTCAGCAGTAAAAAGAATAATGTCAGTGGACCAATTCGACCTAAAAACATCACCACACATAATAACACTCTTCCAATAGCACTAAAGTCTTCGGTTACCCCCATTGATAATCCCACAGTCCCGAATGCTGAAAAGACTTCGAATGCGAGAGGAAATACCGGGATGGTTTCTATAATCGTTAAT from the Sporosarcina psychrophila genome contains:
- a CDS encoding YusW family protein — translated: MMRLILRIAMFSTLILIVGCSNKNLVTESDSPKEPLGETYGFTAFDVAIDTKEIKQAVTANYDEKRDKTEATYENQLEDLYLHGNKAMEKLNTIFEELSLEPDMDDEDIIKQASEAFEVIDYTTLKLTVKFKGHDIKKLMMSK
- a CDS encoding penicillin-binding transpeptidase domain-containing protein, which encodes MRKWRSIGIFLIIFVVLAACSKKETPEDRISAYIKLWNDAEFTKMYDEYVSEASKDAFGSSEYIDRTTKLYKDLTITDVKVVFTKSDEDKNYKPEDQPEFPVHITMETVAGPVEFEKKVIMTYSKSSEDENWFVEWDPSFILPDLTKADKVGISTISSKRGEIFDRNALPLAINGKGYEAGIVPEKFNEERDAEKLATILSVTPEFINKQLTQSWVKPDQFVPIKKVASSQEMILEKMIEVPGVTYTQVEMREYPFGESLSHLTGYISRINADELEKVKAQGYGENDSIGKRGLEQLLEEQLRGQDGIRIYIEKTKQEAERITIAEKTAADGNSVTLTIDAELQQRTFNAMNGEVGTAAAVDPKTGEMLVLTSSPAFDPNEFMIGVGSSRYQELTDDPLQPLLNRFAATYAPGSAIKPITAAIGLEAGTIDPSKGYTIEGKRWKKDESWGNFGVTRVYTPPNPIDLKKALAYSDNIYFAKEALEMGKDTLTEGLKRFGFGADIPFSYPLRTSQISNDGTIGTEAQLVDTSYGQGQMLMNIAHLASSYAPILNDGKMFKMVLFEDEPKGEVWKEGLISAENAAILRADLREVVVNGSAKDANIPAVKLSGKTGTTELKSSQEKGGKENGFFVGYQTDETSYILAMMIESIEDKGGSSYVVKKVAQVMGN
- a CDS encoding polysaccharide deacetylase family protein, which translates into the protein MFFSIAYVSFATEKDRPYYEDKGYVLWDIKTTEKVIALTFDDGPHPTYTSQILNVLAKYDAKATFFVIGEHAKKFPAIILREEDEGHEIANHTYTHPYSKTAEVLENELIKTNEVIYDITGTYPTLYRPVGGSYNDRIINIAVENGFKVVMWSWHQDTKDWQRPGVNKIVTTVLSGAKPGDVVLFHDAGGDRSQTVQALEEILPALKKQGYEFVTISELWNRNGSQVSNQKDDLLK
- a CDS encoding MerR family transcriptional regulator, giving the protein MADIAGVSKRTIDYYTNLNLLKPSRSDTGYRLFELSDVEQLDKISHLKGKGFSLEEINEKLAFPDTSEQVLEKALLVKSNLQELLVLLKRAERENSSIKESITHDTLPVIQALLQLLV
- a CDS encoding 3-ketoacyl-ACP reductase; this translates as MQIIKGKNAIITGAGRGIGRATAIAFAQEGINVGLIGKTAENLEKVAKELSEYGVEVTMATADVSDNESVIAAVEHIKTELGPIDILINNAGIGKFGKFLELSPEEFKNIIDVNLMGVYYVTRAVLPEMIERESGDIINISSTAGQKGAPVTSAYSASKFGVLGLTESLMLEVRKHNIRVSALTPSTVATDLAFSENLTDGNPDKVMQPEDLAEVMVAQLKLHPRILVKSAGLWSTNP
- a CDS encoding DUF420 domain-containing protein, producing MMKNEKSAKTFKKRNYKPWIIALSVILIGAIGVLSGMRGVKDFDAFDLTILPLMNAIFNSFTFVFLVCALIAILKRNITVHRRFIYAAFVTTFLFLITYVSYHYLAPSTPYGGEGFMAGFYYFILITHIILAAAIVPLALTSVARAWNMENERHKKIARWTMPIWLYVSFTGVLVYILISPYY
- a CDS encoding AEC family transporter, with the protein product MNLLLIILPVFIIFSIGYIGQKFIGFDIKSISTAALYLMSPFLAFRTFYTNELTMDYFYIVLFSLLLTTILLIVVWITAISMKATRSELSAMILGGVFMNSGNYGAPVVLFAFGAVGFDYAVIMMVFQSLLMNTVGIFFAAMGGEEKSTLRQSAQRVIRMPLMYAAFLGIGLQLVSVPIPNAVMDAVSLIADASIPTVMLVLGMQLAAISRKRVAYRYVSAVSIIRMVASPLIAVGILHFMPVNDLLKAVVIVQASMPAAANTTMLALQFGTEPDLVSFTTFFTTLISIITIPVILFFLGV
- a CDS encoding ABC transporter ATP-binding protein, which gives rise to MNEIVSFKEVSFSKGDKVILQAINWSVHQNEHWGILGLNGSGKTSLLTIMSGFHFPSTGEVSVLGNLFGKTNLPELRKEIGFVSSSLERFAEYFNNETIERVIVSGKFASFGIYEQVKKEEWEKADSLLESLQLTYLKGKPYRLLSEGGKRKVIIARALMSEPKMLVLDEPCSGLDILSRERFLQSLDGIMKDECHIVYVTHHIEELVQGISHVLLLKEGKVIAAGPKEQVVSDELLSDTFGIPVHVHWKESRPWLEIRS
- a CDS encoding hemolysin family protein — protein: MEILNLVLVAVLIALTAFFVATEFALVKVRSTKIDQLVAEGRKGAISAKHVTTHLDEYLSACQLGITITALGLGWLGEPTVETMLHPLFEKFDVDPSVSQILSFVIAFVFITFLHVVVGELAPKTIAIQKAEALTLLFSKPIMWFYKLMFPFIFVLNGSARLLIGLFGFKSASEHEVAHTEEELRLILSDSFKSGEINQSELNYVNKMFEFDNRIAKEIMVPRTEMVTFSSDVSFDEVAYTIQEERYTRYPIYEGDIDNIIGFINSKDLLYFTLGDRSALESFSIKDLLHPIPVVIETLPIDEVLKRMQNERSQLSLVIDEYGGTAGMVTIEDILEEIVGDIHDEFDADEIAEITRIAEGHFIVSGKVLIEEINDLLGTSLENETVDMIGGWCLSQNYELEEDEVIEKDGFLFIIKELDGHQIRYIEIRKNE